From the genome of Solanum stenotomum isolate F172 chromosome 5, ASM1918654v1, whole genome shotgun sequence:
AGCAATGGGTGGAGGAGATAGATTGAAGAGCCAGGCGGAGGCCTTTGAGGAGATGATCTCAGAGGTGCCTTTTCGGTACCGTGCCGgagaatcaaaattttcaacattgAATCGAAGTCCAAAGGTGGAGATTTCAGAAGAACAGCCCTATGGCTTTAGTGGAATCTTGCTGGTTCGTGTTCTTATTTATTAACTCTTTCAATAAATTGCTGGTTATTGAATAATCAACAACGTACCAGAATATTGCTATCATTACTTTAAATTGAGCAACCAAACCTAGGAAATAATTCCTGGACTACGACATTCGTTCTTATACAACTGAGTACTGGCTTGGACGTTGAGACGAATCAGGAGAGATGATGCTTTAATTTTAATGTCCTCCAAAATATGTTTCAGGGCCCTTAATGAACAAGTATAGGTTCCTTTCCCCAAGCCGTTGTTCCTTGCTTTAGTACAAGCTACTATTGCTTTAATACATTCATTTAATGTCTATGAAATCGTCAATATGCTTTCAGATCGGTACGGTATTTAAATTTCTGAGAAGTGCTTCTTTTGGTGTTGATAATACAGGCTTAGAAACGGTTTCCTCTGAAGCAAAATGGAAAGCTATAATTCTAATTAAAGAGGTTGATGGCAAACCTTCATTAAGCAGTACTAGTGCCCTAGTGAAAAATGTTACGGAGTGGATTTGTGAACTTTGTCAGGTGTGTACTACAAGTCAAGATGGCCTGAATGACCACTTGCAAGGAAAAAAACACAAACGCAAGGTGGCTGCTTTAAGAGAACACAAGGACGACAAAAACTGCAGCATTGGTCTTTTACCAAAGAAACCAAAACTTATGCAGCCTATGGAATGTCCTTGCGATGATCTGATATTCGGAAAGAAATTAGAGGAAGAATCGTCAACTACAAACGATAACGATCCACCATCATTGTTGACAGATGACAGTGCAAATGACTTGGGAAAGAATGCAGCTGATGAAAAGCAAGACAATAGGGAGTTCACATTTTGGTGTGACATATGCCAAATCGGTACCTTCTCTGAAATAGTGATGGAGTCACATAAAATCGGAAAAAAACACAAACGCAAAACAAAAACTGCAGCATTGGACAAGCAGTGTTAATTACAAATGACGAGcaaagattatttatttattgtgtcAAAGATGCAGAGGACTGATTGTGTTGAGTAAAGTTGTGTCAACTAACTAGTAGCTTATTTTTGTTGTCAAGTAAATTTGGTCTTACCAGTATTGCCTTTGGATAATCATCAATGTAGTTTGATTTGTCTTTATATCTATTTTGTTGGTCCTGTCTACCAACTAGTACcacatttttgttgtttaaggAAATCGGATTTATCAATATTATCTTTTGATACATGTGGTGTGATTTTTCTTGGGTTTTAAAAaagtgtgaatggaaaatgaagagtgaTGACTTTTTCTGAAGAGGTGCGAATGTTCTCAAGAGGTGCAACTTTTCTGAAGAggtgcgacttttatgaagagttgtgacttttctaaagaggTGCGACTTTTCTGAAGAGGTGcaatttttatgaagagttgtgacttttcttaAGATGggtaacttttatgaaaagttgcgacttttccataagattgtgacttttatgaagggttatgacttttgacttttcCAAGGGGTTGTGACATTTACGATAAGACACAAAAAcgtgttcacactaccctttgttatctataaatagaggggttttctcttatttttcaacaacgacatttttgaacttcttcttctgcacaaataaATGTGTACTTTGCTCCCGTAGAGTGATTCActtatacaattattatttttaacgaTACACTGGTGAGTAAAATCGTTCTATCttggaaaatatatttcaataaCATCGGATACTTGAGGCGAATAATTTCTTTAAGGACACACGTGCATTCAGTATCggaattgattttcttcttttctgtttcaatttattattaCAGAGTCTATTATCAAAGTTTTTTTAAGTGTTTTACTAATACAGATTGGACAACAATTgcatatcatcatatattattataagcatGAACCTCATAACCCCAAAGTtgatttaccattttacccttgcAGTAATACTTaaagattaatttatttaaaatattagttaaatattaatttattataaagtaaatttataataaatttaatttgctGTCAGCCCTAATTTAATTTGCAGAAACGTATACCTCCTGTTCCACTTCCCTCACGATCGCTGTAACAGTTGTATAGTTGCTGCTCAACCTTCCCTTCTGCAACGCTCAAGTTCCATTACATAAATTATCCGTTCTTCCAAAACTTTTCAGATACTTCACTCATCTGTATAAATGTCTCCAACAACATGTTATTGTCCATCAAAGCTTTGTTTCTCTTTTCTGTGCTTGAATGAAATACATCATTATCAGGTAAATATTGTTCCTACTCTGTTTTTGTTGCATAATAGTTACGGGCAAATGTCAACAGAACTGTGATCATGAACGAAGGGCAGGACAATCAAAGAGTCCAGTGCACATTCTGATCGTAAGGATGATAACCCTTAGACTGGTCCAGTTCCATGAATTGTTTTCCATCACCATGATGAGCCATCCCAAGCTCGCACATCATCAATAGTTTCTTGGGCACTAATGCTGCGAAATCTTCTATGATGTGTCATTATGTGTGCACTGTTGTTGTTTTGTCGTTTCAGTCAAAGTATGCATAGTGCTCAAGTCGAGAGTTTTATCCGGGATGATATGAACAACCTGTG
Proteins encoded in this window:
- the LOC125863969 gene encoding uncharacterized protein LOC125863969 → MEREEAMGGGDRLKSQAEAFEEMISEVPFRYRAGESKFSTLNRSPKVEISEEQPYGFSGILLVRLETVSSEAKWKAIILIKEVDGKPSLSSTSALVKNVTEWICELCQVCTTSQDGLNDHLQGKKHKRKVAALREHKDDKNCSIGLLPKKPKLMQPMECPCDDLIFGKKLEEESSTTNDNDPPSLLTDDSANDLGKNAADEKQDNREFTFWCDICQIGTFSEIVMESHKIGKKHKRKTKTAALDKQC